A window of the Miscanthus floridulus cultivar M001 chromosome 14, ASM1932011v1, whole genome shotgun sequence genome harbors these coding sequences:
- the LOC136504213 gene encoding citrate-binding protein-like translates to MAASFFHRALNGGEATRTEPVLLVLSVVLALASSASAIDGRNLTAGFIQVELAEGNFVVQSPYDVPENQRYSYDNVTGVRTFLIYVSDKPFNTVTGTKPRTEVRLTCHDYSSGVWQFEGYGYVPAGTSGASVMQIHNEDGGAHATTLMLWVYNGTLRYYDRQVVEDGIYDRWFRLNVVHDVGASTVAVYVDGAPRLAANVRPSALHYFKFGVYMGHHDVSPLVESRWRNITLYTKPY, encoded by the exons ATGGCGGCCTCCTTCTTCCACCGCGCTCTCAACGGTGGCGAAGCAACGCGCACGGAGCCAGTACTATTAGTCCTCTCCGTGGTCCTCGCCTTGGCGTCCTCCGCCTCGGCCATCGATGGCCGCAACCTCACCGCCGGGTTCATCCAGGTGGAGCTCGCGGAGGGCAACTTCGTGGTGCAGAGCCCCTACGATGTGCCGGAGAACCAGCGCTACAGCTACGACAATGTCACCGGCGTGCGCACCTTCTTGATCTACGTTAGCGACAAGCCCTTCAACACTGTCACCGGCACCAAGCCCCGCACCGAAGTTCGCCTCACC TGCCACGACTACTCGTCGGGGGTGTGGCAGTTCGAGGGCTACGGCTACGTGCCGGCAGGGACCTCCGGCGCGTCGGTGATGCAGATCCACAACGAGGACGGCGGCGCGCACGCCACGACGCTGATGCTGTGGGTCTACAACGGCACGCTGCGGTACTACGACCGGCAGGTGGTGGAGGACGGCATCTATGACCGCTGGTTCCGCCTCAACGTAGTGCACGACGTCGGCGCGTCGACGGTCGCCGTGTACGTCGACGGCGCGCCCAGGCTGGCCGCCAACGTCAGGCCCAGCGCGTTGCACTACTTCAAGTTCGGGGTGTACATGGGGCATCACGACGTGTCGCCGCTCGTGGAGTCGCGCTGGAGGAACATCACCCTATACACGAAACCCTATTAA